A window of Juglans regia cultivar Chandler chromosome 7, Walnut 2.0, whole genome shotgun sequence contains these coding sequences:
- the LOC108988706 gene encoding laccase-11-like, whose amino-acid sequence MGRAFSGFTFVFFAFLGFIFFPAEAAIKKYQFDIQVKNVSRLCHAKPIVTVNGRFPGPTIYVREGDRVLINVTNHAQYNMSIHWHGLKQYRNGWADGPAYITQCPIQTGNSYIYDFNVTGQRGTLWWHAHILWLRATVYGAFVIMPKQGNPFPFPQPHQEVEVLLGEWWHADVEEVVKEGTTMGTPPNMSDAHTINGKPGPLFPCSEKHTFVIEVELGKTYLLRIVNAALNDELFFAIAGHNMTVVEVDAVYAKPFTTQAILIAPGQTTNVLVQANQVPGRYFMASRAFMDVPLSIDNKTATAILQYKGVPNTVLPSLPQLPAPNDTEFALSYVKKLKSLNSQQYPANVPLKIDRNLFYTVGFGKNSCPTCLNGTKLLASLNNISFAMPQIGLLQAHYFNIKGVYRADFPDKPPTPFNYTGAPLTVNLGTATGTRVSKIAFNSTVELVLQDTNLLTVESHPFHLHGYNFFVVGTGIGNFDHDKDPKNYNLVDPIERNTVGVPTGGWTAIRFRADNPGVWFLHCHLELHTGWGLKTAFVVEDGPGTDQSVLPPPKDLPPC is encoded by the exons ATGGGTAGAGCTTTTTCTGGGTTCACCTTCGttttctttgcatttcttgGCTTTATCTTTTTTCCAGCTGAAGCTGCGATAAAGAAGTACCAATTTGAT ATTCAAGTGAAGAATGTGAGTAGACTGTGCCATGCAAAACCCATTGTAACCGTTAATGGGAGGTTCCCAGGGCCGACTATATatgtgagagagggagatagagttCTCATCAACGTAACAAATCATGCACAATATAACATGTCAATTCATTG GCATGGACTGAAGCAATATCGAAATGGTTGGGCAGATGGACCAGCTTACATCACTCAGTGCCCAATCCAGACTGGGAATAGCTACATCTATGACTTCAATGTCACAGGCCAAAGGGGAACATTATGGTGGCATGCGCATATTCTTTGGCTAAGGGCCACAGTCTATGGCGCATTTGTCATCATGCCCAAACAAGGAAACCCATTTCCTTTCCCACAGCCGCACCAGGAAGTTGAAGTCCTATTAG GAGAATGGTGGCATGCAGATGTGGAAGAAGTTGTTAAGGAAGGGACAACCATGGGCACGCCTCCAAATATGTCCGATGCGCACACAATCAATGGAAAACCGGGGCCACTCTTTCCATGTTCTGAAAAAC ATACTTTTGTGATCGAGGTTGAGTTAGGCAAAACATATCTCCTGAGGATCGTCAACGCTGCCCTCAACGACGAGCTTTTCTTTGCTATTGCTGGACACAACATGACAGTAGTGGAGGTAGATGCTGTTTATGCAAAACCATTTACTACTCAAGCTATACTTATTGCGCCTGGCCAGACCACAAACGTCCTGGTCCAAGCTAACCAAGTCCCTGGAAGATATTTCATGGCATCCAGGGCTTTCATGGATGTTCCCCTTTCCATAGATAACAAAACCGCCACTGCAATTCTCCAGTACAAAGGCGTCCCAAACACTGTTCTCCCTTCTCTTCCCCAGTTGCCAGCACCCAATGACACAGAGTTTGCTTTGAGCTATGTCAAGAAGCTAAAGAGCTTGAACTCTCAGCAGTATCCAGCCAATGTTCCCCTCAAAATTGATAGAAACCTCTTTTACACTGTTGGTTTTGGCAAAAATTCTTGCCCAACATGCCTCAATGGAACCAAACTCCTTGCTTCATTGAATAATATCTCCTTTGCAATGCCTCAAATTGGGCTTCTCCAAGCTCACTACTTCAACATTAAAGGAGTGTATAGAGCTGATTTCCCTGACAAGCCACCAACTCCTTTCAACTATACCGGTGCACCACTTACAGTCAATCTTGGCACTGCCACAGGCACAAGGGTTAGCAAGATTGCTTTTAATTCTACAGTTGAGCTGGTTCTTCAAGACACCAATCTTCTAACGGTTGAGTCACATCCATTCCATCTCCATGGCTATAACTTCTTTGTTGTTGGAACGGGTATTGGGAATTTTGATCATGACAAAGATCCTAAAAATTACAACTTGGTTGATCCTATTGAAAGAAATACAGTTGGAGTTCCCACTGGTGGTTGGACTGCTATCCGGTTCAGGGCTGATAATCCTG GTGTTTGGTTCTTGCATTGCCATTTGGAGCTTCACACTGGTTGGGGATTGAAAACTGCATTTGTAGTTGAAGATGGACCAGGAACAGATCAATCTGTTCTGCCTCCGCCCAAGGATCTTCCACCATGTTAG
- the LOC109015229 gene encoding uncharacterized protein LOC109015229 → MEDFRLALIDSGLSDMGCKGDKFMWFNNREGSHFTKERLDRACANVKWLEMFCRANVTTEVASSSDHRSILVSIALGGQEFVRGERPFRYEACWAQRKDCHQVVEEAWKRPWLVNNKLEMATKGLKRFKEKLRS, encoded by the coding sequence ATGGAAGATTTCAGATTGGCTCTTATTGATAGTGGCTTGAGTGACATGGGTTGCAAAGGTGATAAGTTTATGTGGTTCAATAATAGGGAAGGCTCTCACTTTACCAAGGAAAGATTGGACAGGGCTTGTGCTAATGTCAAATGGCTTGAGATGTTTTGTAGGGCAAATGTGACAACAGAAGTTGCCAGTAGCTCTGATCACAGATCCATTCTTGTGTCAATTGCTTTAGGTGGACAGGAGTTTGTGAGGGGTGAGAGGCCATTCAGATATGAGGCTTGTTGGGCTCAAAGAAAGGATTGCCACCAAGTAGTGGAGGAAGCTTGGAAAAGGCCTTGGTTGGTTAACAATAAACTGGAGATGGCGACAAAGGGTTTAAAGAGATTTAAAGAAAAGCTTAGAAGCTAG